Proteins co-encoded in one Malus sylvestris chromosome 9, drMalSylv7.2, whole genome shotgun sequence genomic window:
- the LOC126581982 gene encoding uncharacterized protein LOC126581982 yields the protein MDWFSWLSKTGLEPSLVYEYGLAFAHNELEEEDIFYFNHEFLQSMGISIAKHRLEILKIARKAKGMNTPRPMRKLLVAIKRTKRCLAEYIGTWVRRDQDSMALALVTRPSNHRTRFRGAMLKRNKKLITAKQGSRLLLTNGSPLVVSAGPHHVDKVLSPVVYDLRKEEKMMDGDEANDDGYWCTGVKEMRWDTMFQDLKPT from the coding sequence ATGGACTGGTTCTCATGGTTGTCGAAAACCGGCCTAGAGCCGTCGCTTGTGTACGAGTACGGCCTTGCTTTTGCACACAATGAGCTAGAAGAAGAGGACATTTTCTACTTCAACCATGAGTTTCTTCAAAGCATGGGAATTTCCATAGCCAAACACAGGCTAGAAATCCTCAAGATTGCTAGAAAAGCAAAGGGTATGAACACTCCGCGTCCAATGCGAAAGCTTTTGGTGGCAATCAAGAGGACTAAGAGGTGTTTGGCCGAGTACATAGGGACGTGGGTTCGCCGCGATCAGGACTCAATGGCGCTGGCGCTCGTGACAAGGCCAAGCAATCACAGGACAAGGTTTAGAGGAGCCATGCTTAAGAGGAACAAGAAGCTGATCACGGCCAAGCAAGGCAGCCGGTTGCTGCTCACGAATGGGAGTCCTCTGGTGGTTTCTGCCGGGCCTCATCACGTCGATAAGGTTTTGAGTCCGGTGGTGTATGATCTACGAAAGGAAGAAAAGATGATGGACGGTGATGAAGCAAACGACGATGGTTATTGGTGTACTGGAGTTAAAGAAATGAGGTGGGATACCATGTTCCAGGACTTGAAACCTACTTGA
- the LOC126581981 gene encoding uncharacterized protein LOC126581981, whose protein sequence is MSGPSDRCFDLNLVEEAAPPSLDNIWRPSFVSPTGPLTVGDSVMKNDMTAAVVARNLLTPKDNRLLSKRSDELAVKDSLALSVQCAGSVSNMAQRLFARTRQVESLAAEVTSLKQEIRGLKHENKQLHRLAHNYATNMKRKLNQMKESDGQVLLDHQRFVGLFQRHLLPSSSGAVPRNEAPNDQPLMPPPSRVLFSTEAPNDPPPVPSLSGALPTAETSPKQPF, encoded by the coding sequence atgtctggcccctccgaccgttgttttgatttgaaccttgttgaagaggcagccccgccttctctagacaacatatggcgcccatccttcgtctcccctactggtcctcttaccgttggggattccgtgatgaagaatgatatgaccgctgcggtagtggccaggaaccttctcactcccaaagataacagactactttccaaacggtctgatgagttggctgttaaggattctctggctctcagtgttcagtgtgcaggttctgtgtctaatatggcccaacgcttatttgctcgaacccgccaagttgaatcattggcggctgaagtgacgagtctcaaacaggagattagagggctcaagcatgagaataaacagttgcaccggctcgcacataactatgctacaaacatgaagaggaagcttaaccagatgaaggaatctgatggtcaggttttacttgatcatcagagatttgtgggtttgttccaaaggcatttattgccttcgtcttctggggctgtaccgcgtaatgaagctccaaatgatcaacctctgatgcctcctccttctagggttttgttcagtactgaggctccgaatgatccccctccggtgccttctctttctggggctctaccgactgctgagacttctcctaagcaacctttctga